From Nevskia ramosa DSM 11499, the proteins below share one genomic window:
- a CDS encoding pilus assembly protein yields the protein MNRPMSRLARGLRVAAWLTGLIGAASLPGAIVAQDGAVSMASLSNETAASYVAQPLTSGTSAVPVVMLGLSIDEQLYRRAYDDVSDLDGDGLLDTGYRNTLDYLGYFDPALCYAYAGGRYKAAVAASGESRHQCLAAAAGNWSGNFLNWLSMSRLDVLRAALYGGRRSTDSSTVTVLERSYVPADFHAWAKFYDGADANLYTPFTQDAGAPGLSFCNVSFVAGGDVDSASSTAAPQLRVARGSFRLWAAAETRECLWNEESGSADQPTRAAASLGEGEYLVRAEVCDPAAPATQREAFCRQYPNGLKPAGQLQRFGEDGQLQFGLLSGSYAKPRSGGQLRRNAGPLVGNGDGNCAAGDEINLATGQFCISADGAAGIVNTVDRLRIARYRSTDGDAGYSDCDGKTINRGSSGPVLDNPGSGSNTCTGWGNPLAEIYGEILRYIAGEPAPTTAFTGDDARSLPGLPTATWRDAYAHTEHCAECSVVMLASGSNSFDSDEIPPVAALGGAIAGTATDAIGSNESLAGPALLGRIGLTPLGNSPTTNADRCSVKTLGALSQARGICPAAPAQEGSYLIAGLAHRAWTGDLRPDNGAAPASAGQQRARNYGLQFSGALPGIPVLTSAGQLIITPACEANPLPTPTFDDSQWHSCSYGSMTPGAIRSAAGQQYGRALSADGRAGSFLIAWNDASYGGSQQRDLLQMLSWCVGAACAQDLQAPAGPDICAGSDSTALCTAEGQLARSTGEDEVLVRVELIAGRDADTALLGYTISGAVTGNGVQRLVRRQRGDNGNLLAAAHAQDASERWSRPKVSSYTPGAGPGRVLESPLFYAAKYGGYDYPAGAAAALPSPGTGASTCTDTAWDHLNNASDAGGADCIPDNYFALANPARLKDRLGAVFNSILRRSGSGGVAAVLSGSGAGPGAVYQTSYNVSRSDSAGRKLVWVGNLQALFVDSDGRLREDGNGNAQLDEADYSAAGDPVVELYYDAEQRLSRFRRYSAKPGSAPDSFTVIDDLSTLRTIWNARRALSAVGDVATQRDYSTPASSGRYLFTFVDFDLDGRAEAGEQLALTPANFGAGRYGLLNVGSAAAAEKLIRYTRGEEFPSLRNRTVDDDGDGRPEVLRLGDIVNSVPLTVAAPAESYDLIYGDRTYAEFFNRYRGRRNVVYVGANDGLLHAFNAGFYQASTKRFLTTPSDSGGVTAHPLGSELWAYAPFNLLPQLGWLADPRYGHLWTMDGSPRAFDVRAFANDATHPNGWGTLLVIGMRLGGGPVTIPNVDAGGSNRDAVSDFAVGLGSSSTLSTRSAFVVLDVTDPEQPPVLIAEYSDRNGRLGYTTSNPAVAAFARRNASSAAPPAEDRWYLVFGSGPTSLSSATSNQDGFLFGIDLKRLLLSSIPVADTLIYNGPYDLGNGPASGAPLSLVGDPVAVDWDLNFRADALYFGTAGGSTAAPTGKLFKLDFNLAALADSEGNDPSGWRTPAVLLDTRRPLLTAPSLTQDRSGRRWVLSGTGRFLAPGDKTSSAEQALFGLIDNAPASASPAFANLVDTSSAVVTPSGAVTGVSGVSSEIELTSTAAAAGGWRYMLSTSPTTAAERNISRTALIDGLLFASSYTPSASLCSGDGNSRLFGFNYLTGAPRAQRPAFGVRRVTVSNAEIDSSAGIFDLGLGLGSAPSLHVDDRDGSGLSVVTVNVQTSRGSVVQQDVRVSGGVRSGEIDWRQTHRNQ from the coding sequence ATGAACAGACCGATGAGCCGGCTGGCGCGAGGTCTGCGAGTTGCGGCCTGGCTGACGGGCCTGATCGGCGCCGCCAGCTTGCCCGGCGCGATCGTCGCTCAGGACGGCGCCGTCAGCATGGCCAGCCTGTCCAACGAAACCGCCGCCAGCTACGTCGCCCAGCCGCTGACCTCGGGCACCAGCGCGGTACCGGTCGTGATGCTCGGCCTGTCCATCGACGAACAGCTTTACCGGCGCGCCTATGACGACGTCAGCGATCTCGACGGCGACGGCCTGCTCGATACCGGCTATCGCAACACGCTCGACTACCTCGGCTATTTCGATCCCGCGCTCTGCTACGCCTACGCCGGTGGACGCTACAAGGCTGCTGTCGCGGCCAGCGGCGAATCCCGCCACCAATGCCTCGCTGCCGCCGCCGGCAACTGGAGCGGCAACTTTCTGAACTGGCTGAGCATGAGTCGGCTCGATGTGTTGCGCGCAGCACTTTACGGCGGCCGCCGCAGCACCGACAGCTCGACCGTCACGGTGCTCGAACGCAGCTACGTGCCGGCCGATTTCCACGCCTGGGCGAAGTTCTACGACGGCGCCGACGCCAACCTCTACACGCCGTTCACGCAGGACGCCGGCGCGCCCGGCCTGTCGTTCTGCAATGTCAGTTTCGTCGCTGGTGGCGATGTTGATTCGGCGTCCTCTACCGCCGCGCCGCAGTTGCGCGTGGCACGCGGCAGCTTCCGGCTGTGGGCAGCAGCCGAGACGCGCGAATGCCTGTGGAACGAGGAATCCGGCTCGGCCGATCAGCCGACCCGTGCAGCGGCCAGCCTCGGCGAAGGCGAGTACCTGGTCCGTGCCGAAGTCTGCGATCCGGCAGCACCGGCAACGCAGCGCGAAGCTTTCTGCCGCCAGTATCCGAACGGCCTGAAGCCGGCCGGCCAGTTGCAGCGTTTTGGCGAGGACGGCCAGCTGCAGTTTGGTCTCTTGTCCGGCAGCTACGCGAAGCCGCGCTCCGGTGGCCAGTTGCGGCGCAATGCCGGGCCACTGGTCGGCAACGGCGATGGCAACTGCGCGGCCGGTGACGAGATCAATCTGGCTACCGGGCAGTTCTGCATCAGCGCCGATGGCGCGGCCGGCATCGTCAACACGGTCGATCGCCTGCGCATCGCGCGCTACCGCTCGACCGATGGCGACGCCGGTTACAGCGACTGCGATGGCAAGACGATCAATCGCGGCAGCAGCGGGCCGGTGCTCGACAACCCGGGCAGCGGCAGCAACACCTGCACCGGCTGGGGCAATCCGCTGGCCGAGATCTACGGAGAAATCCTCCGCTACATCGCCGGCGAACCGGCGCCGACCACCGCCTTCACCGGCGACGATGCCCGCAGCCTGCCCGGCCTGCCGACCGCCACCTGGCGCGATGCCTACGCCCACACCGAGCACTGCGCCGAATGCAGCGTGGTGATGCTGGCCAGCGGCAGCAACTCCTTCGACAGCGACGAGATCCCGCCGGTGGCGGCACTCGGTGGCGCGATCGCCGGCACGGCAACTGATGCCATCGGCAGCAACGAATCGCTGGCCGGTCCAGCGCTGCTCGGCCGCATCGGCCTGACGCCGCTCGGCAACAGCCCGACGACCAATGCCGACCGCTGCTCGGTGAAGACGCTCGGTGCCTTGTCGCAGGCGCGCGGCATCTGCCCCGCAGCACCGGCGCAGGAAGGCAGCTATCTGATCGCCGGCCTCGCGCATCGCGCCTGGACCGGCGATCTGCGCCCGGACAACGGCGCCGCTCCGGCCTCGGCTGGCCAGCAGCGGGCGCGCAACTACGGCCTGCAGTTCAGCGGCGCGCTGCCGGGCATACCGGTGTTGACGTCGGCTGGCCAGCTGATCATCACGCCGGCCTGCGAAGCCAATCCGCTGCCAACACCCACATTCGACGACAGCCAGTGGCATAGCTGCAGCTACGGCAGCATGACGCCGGGCGCGATCCGCAGTGCAGCCGGCCAGCAATACGGCCGCGCGCTCAGCGCCGATGGCCGCGCCGGCAGCTTCCTGATCGCCTGGAACGACGCCAGCTACGGCGGCAGCCAGCAGCGCGATCTGCTGCAGATGCTCAGCTGGTGCGTTGGCGCCGCTTGCGCGCAGGACCTGCAGGCGCCAGCTGGACCGGACATCTGCGCAGGTTCGGATTCGACTGCGCTGTGCACCGCCGAAGGCCAACTCGCCCGCAGCACCGGCGAGGACGAAGTGCTGGTACGTGTCGAGTTGATTGCAGGCCGTGATGCCGACACCGCGCTGCTCGGCTATACGATCTCCGGTGCCGTGACCGGCAACGGCGTGCAGCGACTGGTCCGCCGCCAGCGCGGCGACAACGGCAATCTTCTGGCCGCTGCTCATGCGCAGGATGCTAGCGAGCGCTGGTCCCGGCCGAAGGTTTCGAGCTACACGCCCGGCGCCGGTCCAGGCCGAGTCCTGGAATCACCCTTGTTCTACGCTGCTAAGTACGGCGGCTACGACTACCCGGCCGGCGCCGCAGCAGCGCTGCCATCGCCCGGCACCGGCGCAAGCACTTGCACGGATACCGCCTGGGATCATCTGAACAATGCCAGCGACGCCGGCGGTGCCGACTGCATTCCCGACAACTACTTCGCACTCGCCAATCCGGCACGGCTCAAGGACCGGCTTGGTGCGGTGTTCAACAGCATCCTCCGGCGCAGCGGCAGCGGTGGCGTGGCGGCGGTGTTGTCCGGCTCAGGCGCCGGCCCGGGCGCCGTCTACCAGACCAGCTACAACGTCAGCCGCAGCGACAGTGCCGGCCGCAAGCTGGTCTGGGTCGGCAACCTGCAGGCCCTGTTCGTCGACAGCGACGGCCGCCTGCGCGAGGACGGCAATGGCAACGCCCAGCTCGATGAAGCCGATTACTCGGCGGCTGGCGATCCGGTGGTCGAGCTTTACTACGACGCCGAACAGCGCCTGAGCCGCTTCCGCCGTTACTCGGCAAAACCGGGCAGCGCGCCGGACTCGTTCACGGTGATCGACGATCTGAGCACGCTGCGGACGATCTGGAACGCGCGGCGGGCCTTGTCGGCGGTCGGCGATGTCGCCACCCAGCGCGACTACTCGACGCCGGCATCCAGTGGCCGCTACCTGTTCACCTTCGTGGACTTCGATCTCGATGGCCGCGCCGAAGCCGGCGAACAACTGGCGCTGACCCCTGCCAACTTCGGCGCCGGCCGCTACGGCCTGCTCAATGTCGGCAGCGCGGCGGCGGCCGAGAAGCTGATCCGCTACACGCGCGGCGAAGAATTCCCCAGCTTGCGCAACCGCACGGTCGACGACGATGGCGACGGCCGGCCCGAAGTGCTACGCCTCGGCGACATCGTCAACTCGGTGCCGCTGACGGTGGCCGCACCCGCGGAATCCTATGACTTGATCTATGGCGACCGGACCTACGCCGAGTTCTTCAATCGCTATCGCGGCCGGCGCAATGTCGTCTATGTCGGCGCCAACGACGGTTTGCTGCACGCCTTCAACGCCGGCTTCTATCAGGCATCGACGAAGCGCTTCCTGACCACGCCGAGCGATAGCGGCGGTGTGACCGCGCACCCGCTCGGCAGCGAGCTGTGGGCCTATGCGCCGTTCAATCTGCTGCCGCAACTGGGCTGGCTGGCCGATCCCCGCTATGGCCATCTGTGGACGATGGACGGCTCACCGCGCGCTTTCGATGTTCGCGCGTTCGCCAACGATGCAACGCACCCGAATGGCTGGGGCACCTTGCTGGTGATCGGCATGCGGCTCGGTGGCGGGCCGGTGACGATTCCGAATGTCGATGCCGGCGGCAGCAACCGCGACGCCGTCAGCGATTTCGCCGTTGGCCTCGGCAGCAGCAGCACGCTGAGCACGCGCTCGGCGTTCGTGGTGCTCGACGTCACCGATCCGGAACAGCCGCCGGTACTGATCGCCGAGTACAGCGATCGCAACGGCCGGCTCGGCTACACCACCTCGAACCCGGCCGTCGCGGCATTCGCCCGGCGCAACGCCAGCAGCGCCGCACCGCCGGCCGAAGACCGCTGGTACCTGGTGTTCGGCAGCGGCCCGACCAGCCTGTCCAGCGCTACCAGCAACCAGGACGGCTTTCTGTTCGGCATCGATCTGAAGCGGCTGTTGCTGAGTTCGATCCCGGTGGCGGACACGCTGATCTACAACGGCCCCTACGATCTCGGCAACGGCCCCGCGTCCGGCGCGCCGCTGAGCCTGGTCGGCGATCCGGTGGCCGTCGACTGGGATCTGAATTTCCGCGCCGATGCCCTGTACTTCGGTACTGCCGGCGGCAGCACGGCAGCGCCGACCGGCAAGCTGTTCAAGCTCGATTTCAACCTGGCCGCCCTCGCCGACAGCGAAGGCAACGATCCTTCCGGCTGGCGCACGCCGGCGGTGCTGCTCGATACCCGGCGACCACTGCTGACGGCACCGTCGCTGACCCAGGATCGCAGCGGCCGCCGCTGGGTCTTGTCCGGCACCGGCCGCTTCCTGGCGCCGGGCGACAAGACCAGCAGTGCCGAGCAGGCGCTGTTCGGCTTGATCGACAACGCTCCGGCCAGCGCCAGCCCGGCGTTCGCGAATTTGGTCGACACCAGCAGCGCGGTGGTCACGCCGTCCGGCGCGGTGACCGGCGTCAGCGGTGTGAGCAGCGAGATCGAGCTGACCAGCACGGCCGCCGCCGCCGGTGGCTGGCGCTACATGCTGAGCACCTCGCCGACCACGGCAGCCGAACGCAACATCAGCCGCACGGCGCTGATCGATGGCCTGCTGTTCGCGAGCAGCTACAC